A single region of the Nitrospiraceae bacterium genome encodes:
- a CDS encoding molybdopterin-dependent oxidoreductase gives MFLSRRQFLKATAGTVAVAALADKALALTALQPVIEVGNPLGDYPDRSWERVYHDQYRYDSSFTWCCSPNDTHGCRVRAFVRNGVVMRVEQNYDHQTYEDLYGNRGTFAHNPRMCLKGFTFHRRVYGPYRLKGPLMRKGWKEWMDAGAPELTPDVKRKYKFDSRFLDDMVRASWDTAFTYVAKGCITIATRYSGEAGARRLREQGYAPEMIEMMKGAGVRCFKHRAGMPVLGIIGKMMNTRFNGGVLPLLDSWIRKVDADKAQGGKYYSNYTWHGDQDPSHPWWNGTQNCDVDLSDMRFSKLNTSWGKNFVENKMPEAHWKLESIERGARIVVITPEYNPTAYRADYWIPVRPETDAANFLGVCKIMIDENMQDIDYIKGYTDMPLLVRTDTLQYLDPRDVIADYKFPDFSKTYSGRVQSLKPEQIERLGGMMVWDLNKKQAVPLHREQVGWHFQNSGIDPGLTGTYRVKLLNGREVDVMSIYQMYLVHLQDYDLDTVIQISRSPKDLVVRYARDSGTIKPAAMHNGEGVCHYFHMTEMGRAAALISTLTGNIGKFGTGCHTWSGNYKAGIWNATPWSGAGLAVHTGEDPFNQTLDPNAHGKEIKTKSYYYGEEVGYWNHGDTALIVNTPKYGRKVFTGKTHMPSPSKVRWVTNVNILNNSKHHYDMVKNVDPNIEMIVTQDIEMTSDVNHADVAFACNSWMEFTYPEMTGTVSNPWIQIWKGGIRPLYDTRNDADTFAGVAVKLTEMTGDVRIRQVFHFVYMNRVDVYVQRALDASATCYGYSADVMLKSEKGWMCMGRTYPRHPLWEETNESKPQWTRCGRIETYRVEPEAIEYGENFVVHREGPECTPYLPNAIMSTNPFVRPDDYGIPITAQHHDDKHVRNIKLPWADIKRNANPLWEKGYQFYCVTPKTRHRVHSQWSVNDWVQIYESNFGDPYRMDKRTPGVGEHQLHINPQAAKDRGINDGDYCYVDGNPVDRPYRGWKPSDPFYKVSRLMIRCKYNPAYPYHVTMAKHAPYVSTAKSVKGHETRPDGRAIAVDTGYQSNFRYGAQQSFTRSWLMPMHQTDSLPGKHAIAWKFKWGYAIDHHAVNTTPKECLIRISKAEDGGIGARGPWEPVRTGFTPGQENEFMIKWLKGEHIKIKV, from the coding sequence ATGTTTTTATCACGTCGGCAGTTTTTGAAGGCGACAGCGGGGACGGTGGCGGTGGCGGCCTTAGCCGATAAGGCGCTCGCGTTGACCGCGCTGCAGCCGGTGATCGAGGTCGGGAACCCCTTGGGGGACTACCCCGATCGGTCGTGGGAGCGCGTCTACCATGACCAGTATCGGTACGATTCGTCGTTTACGTGGTGTTGTTCGCCCAACGACACGCACGGGTGCCGCGTCCGGGCCTTTGTCCGGAACGGCGTCGTGATGCGGGTGGAGCAGAACTATGACCACCAGACCTATGAAGACCTCTACGGCAACCGCGGGACCTTTGCCCATAACCCGCGCATGTGCCTGAAGGGGTTCACCTTCCATCGGCGGGTGTACGGCCCGTATCGGTTGAAGGGGCCGTTGATGCGTAAGGGCTGGAAGGAGTGGATGGATGCGGGGGCGCCGGAGCTCACGCCGGATGTGAAGCGGAAGTACAAGTTTGACAGCCGCTTCCTGGACGACATGGTCCGCGCGTCCTGGGACACGGCCTTCACCTATGTGGCCAAAGGGTGCATTACCATCGCCACGCGCTACAGCGGCGAGGCGGGTGCCCGACGGCTCCGGGAGCAGGGCTATGCGCCGGAAATGATCGAGATGATGAAGGGCGCGGGGGTCCGCTGCTTCAAGCATCGCGCCGGCATGCCGGTCCTCGGCATCATCGGCAAGATGATGAACACGCGGTTCAATGGTGGCGTGCTGCCGCTGCTGGACTCGTGGATTCGAAAGGTCGATGCGGACAAGGCCCAGGGTGGGAAATACTATTCCAACTATACCTGGCACGGGGACCAGGACCCGTCACACCCCTGGTGGAACGGGACACAGAATTGCGACGTCGATCTTTCCGACATGCGCTTCTCCAAGCTGAACACCAGCTGGGGGAAGAACTTCGTCGAGAACAAGATGCCGGAAGCGCACTGGAAGCTCGAGTCCATCGAGCGCGGCGCCCGCATCGTCGTGATCACGCCGGAATATAACCCGACCGCCTACCGCGCCGACTACTGGATTCCAGTACGGCCGGAGACGGACGCGGCGAACTTCCTCGGCGTCTGCAAGATCATGATCGACGAGAATATGCAGGATATCGATTACATCAAGGGGTACACGGACATGCCGCTGCTAGTCCGGACGGATACCCTCCAGTATCTGGATCCCCGGGATGTGATCGCCGACTACAAGTTCCCGGACTTCTCGAAGACCTACTCAGGGCGGGTGCAGTCGCTGAAGCCGGAGCAGATCGAGCGGCTCGGCGGGATGATGGTCTGGGACCTGAACAAGAAACAGGCCGTCCCGCTCCATCGTGAGCAGGTGGGCTGGCACTTCCAGAATAGCGGAATTGATCCGGGCCTCACGGGCACCTACCGCGTTAAGTTGCTGAATGGACGCGAAGTGGACGTGATGTCGATCTATCAGATGTACTTGGTACATCTCCAGGATTACGACCTGGACACCGTCATCCAGATCTCCCGGTCTCCGAAAGATCTGGTGGTTCGGTATGCCCGTGACTCCGGGACGATCAAGCCGGCGGCCATGCACAATGGCGAAGGCGTCTGTCACTATTTCCACATGACGGAAATGGGACGCGCCGCGGCCTTGATCTCGACCCTCACCGGCAACATCGGAAAGTTTGGGACGGGTTGCCATACCTGGTCGGGCAACTACAAGGCGGGCATCTGGAATGCCACGCCCTGGTCCGGTGCCGGGTTGGCCGTGCACACGGGGGAGGATCCCTTCAACCAGACCCTCGATCCGAATGCGCATGGCAAGGAGATCAAGACCAAGAGCTACTACTACGGCGAGGAAGTGGGCTACTGGAACCATGGGGACACGGCCCTCATCGTCAACACGCCGAAGTACGGCCGCAAAGTATTCACGGGCAAGACCCACATGCCGAGCCCGAGCAAGGTCCGGTGGGTCACCAACGTGAACATTCTGAACAACTCCAAGCACCACTACGACATGGTGAAGAACGTCGATCCGAACATCGAGATGATCGTCACGCAAGACATCGAGATGACCTCGGACGTGAACCATGCGGACGTGGCGTTTGCGTGCAACAGCTGGATGGAATTCACCTATCCGGAAATGACGGGCACGGTGTCCAATCCGTGGATTCAGATCTGGAAGGGCGGGATTCGGCCGTTGTACGACACACGGAACGATGCCGATACCTTTGCCGGCGTCGCGGTCAAGCTCACGGAGATGACCGGCGATGTTCGGATCCGGCAGGTGTTCCACTTCGTGTACATGAACCGGGTGGATGTGTACGTCCAGCGCGCGCTCGATGCCAGCGCCACGTGCTACGGCTACAGTGCCGACGTGATGCTGAAGTCGGAGAAGGGCTGGATGTGCATGGGTCGCACCTATCCGCGACATCCGCTCTGGGAAGAGACGAACGAGAGCAAGCCGCAATGGACCCGGTGCGGACGCATCGAAACCTATCGCGTCGAGCCGGAAGCCATCGAGTACGGCGAAAACTTTGTCGTCCATCGGGAAGGCCCGGAGTGTACGCCCTACCTCCCGAACGCCATCATGTCGACGAACCCCTTCGTGCGACCGGATGACTACGGGATTCCGATCACGGCCCAGCACCACGACGACAAGCATGTCCGGAACATCAAGCTGCCATGGGCAGACATCAAGCGGAATGCGAATCCGTTGTGGGAGAAGGGGTACCAGTTCTACTGCGTCACCCCGAAGACCCGGCACCGGGTGCACAGCCAGTGGTCGGTGAACGACTGGGTGCAGATCTACGAGTCGAACTTCGGCGATCCGTACCGCATGGACAAACGGACGCCGGGCGTCGGCGAGCACCAGTTGCACATCAACCCCCAGGCGGCGAAAGACCGCGGGATCAACGACGGCGACTATTGTTATGTGGACGGCAACCCGGTGGACCGGCCGTACCGCGGCTGGAAACCCTCGGACCCGTTCTACAAGGTGTCGCGCCTGATGATCCGTTGTAAGTACAACCCGGCCTATCCGTACCACGTGACGATGGCGAAACATGCCCCGTACGTGTCGACGGCGAAGTCGGTGAAAGGCCACGAGACCAGGCCGGATGGCCGGGCGATCGCGGTCGATACGGGCTATCAATCGAACTTCCGGTATGGGGCGCAGCAGTCCTTTACGCGGAGCTGGTTGATGCCGATGCACCAGACCGACTCGCTCCCGGGCAAACACGCGATTGCCTGGAAGTTCAAGTGGGGTTATGCCATCGATCACCATGCGGTCAATACGACCCCGAAGGAATGCTTGATCCGCATCAGCAAGGCGGAAGACGGCGGCATCGGGGCGCGGGGGCCGTGGGAACCGGTCCGGACCGGCTTCACCCCCGGGCAGGAGAACGAGTTCATGATCAAGTGGCTCAAAGGCGAACACATCAAGATCAAGGTGTAA
- a CDS encoding P1 family peptidase, protein MNCNDFIRRSPCPRNWELVLLATLCAGCAATARAEVASEAASEQRVHARDLGLIVGQYQPGPFNAITDVAGVKVGHTTLIKGDGPLKPGDGPVRTGVTVIIPRDDVWHKKVPAGSFVLNGTGEMTGLSWVTESGFLEYPVALTNTLNVPRVANGIMSWMIRQYPEIGITDDTLTPVVAECDDGRLNDIQGRHVSEADVANALDGALSGPVPEGTVGAGTGMVSYGFKGGIGTASRSLPEKDGGYTLGVLVNANHGRRPELIMGNIPVGQLYDSASVRASEVSDGRTAGASEGSIIVVIATDAPLDSRQLARLAKRAALGLARTGSTARHGSGDFILAFSTGNVIPHYPKQSTYTATHLADTHLNPLIAATVEATEEAILDALTMATSVIGRDGNRAEAISLDRLRALITSHQTR, encoded by the coding sequence ATGAACTGTAATGATTTCATAAGACGGTCGCCGTGCCCTCGCAACTGGGAGCTTGTCCTCCTGGCAACCCTCTGTGCCGGTTGCGCTGCGACGGCGAGAGCGGAAGTCGCATCCGAAGCCGCCTCAGAGCAACGCGTGCACGCCCGTGACCTTGGTCTCATTGTGGGCCAGTATCAGCCTGGTCCGTTCAATGCTATTACCGACGTCGCCGGCGTGAAGGTCGGCCATACAACGCTGATCAAAGGAGATGGGCCGCTTAAGCCCGGTGATGGTCCCGTTCGAACCGGTGTGACGGTCATCATTCCTCGCGACGACGTCTGGCATAAGAAAGTGCCGGCGGGGTCGTTTGTCTTGAACGGGACCGGGGAGATGACTGGTCTCTCATGGGTGACCGAATCCGGGTTTCTCGAATACCCCGTGGCGTTGACCAACACCTTGAACGTGCCGCGCGTCGCCAATGGCATCATGAGCTGGATGATTCGGCAGTATCCGGAGATCGGTATCACCGATGATACGCTGACGCCCGTCGTGGCTGAATGCGACGACGGACGGCTGAATGACATCCAGGGACGTCACGTCTCGGAAGCAGATGTGGCAAACGCCCTCGATGGAGCCTTGTCTGGACCCGTTCCAGAGGGCACAGTCGGCGCCGGGACCGGAATGGTATCCTATGGATTTAAGGGCGGGATTGGCACAGCTTCCCGAAGTCTTCCGGAAAAAGACGGAGGGTATACCCTCGGGGTGTTGGTCAACGCCAATCACGGGCGGAGGCCAGAACTTATCATGGGCAACATTCCCGTGGGCCAGCTCTATGATAGTGCCTCGGTACGCGCCAGCGAAGTTTCTGATGGAAGGACCGCAGGAGCCAGTGAAGGCTCGATCATCGTGGTCATCGCCACCGATGCCCCACTCGACAGCCGGCAGCTGGCGCGCCTCGCTAAACGCGCGGCGCTCGGACTTGCACGAACTGGCTCGACGGCACGACACGGCAGTGGTGACTTCATCCTGGCCTTCTCGACTGGCAATGTCATTCCGCACTATCCTAAACAGTCGACCTACACAGCCACTCATCTCGCGGATACCCACCTCAATCCTCTGATCGCCGCGACCGTCGAAGCAACCGAGGAAGCGATCCTCGATGCATTGACTATGGCCACATCGGTAATCGGACGCGATGGGAACCGTGCCGAGGCAATTTCTTTGGATCGGCTCCGGGCCTTGATCACCAGCCACCAGACGCGATAG
- the bamE gene encoding outer membrane protein assembly factor BamE, whose amino-acid sequence MNPTFHKNGGSSYVKHSVFAMTTWVVFMFVLESGCAFVRGNYGEDLNQGDISTIKKGVSTRAEVAAILGAPDRIVEANGRDIFHYYHYDVKSGYVIIFSRTNIKSDDIFVIFNSAGVVEDVVAGKKKPPLEFQFWPFD is encoded by the coding sequence ATGAACCCGACCTTTCATAAAAACGGTGGGAGTTCTTACGTGAAACACTCAGTATTCGCCATGACGACGTGGGTTGTCTTTATGTTTGTGCTGGAAAGCGGATGTGCATTCGTCCGCGGCAATTATGGCGAAGATTTGAACCAGGGGGATATATCAACGATCAAAAAAGGTGTGAGCACCAGGGCCGAGGTCGCAGCCATACTGGGTGCTCCTGATCGAATTGTCGAAGCCAACGGCCGCGACATCTTTCACTATTATCACTACGATGTGAAATCAGGATATGTCATTATCTTCTCGCGGACTAACATCAAGAGCGATGATATCTTCGTCATTTTCAATAGCGCCGGCGTCGTAGAGGACGTCGTGGCGGGAAAGAAAAAACCTCCTCTTGAGTTCCAATTCTGGCCTTTCGACTAA
- a CDS encoding MBL fold metallo-hydrolase: MNLSFHGAARSVTGSRHLVAIPGCNVLMDCGMFQGRRQEAERQNRRLGFDPKSIGAVLLSHAHIDHSGALPILAKYGFSGKVHMTPATGDLTTVMLEDSAHIQEHDCAYVNKQERRRGRQCIQPFYDKDDVRKIVRQFRGARYGDTVKIAPRITASFHDAGHILGSAAVRLKYSHRGNTTTILFTGDLGRKSMPILRDPAPPPACDILIIESTYGDRLHEESREDMMAKAEEIVTYIKKTGGKIIVPAFAVGRTQEVVMRIKDLVSERRIDPLPIYIDSPLASKATEIFRRHPECYDEETTKTFSADDDPFAARYIHYISSIDDSKRLNTAKGPCVIIAASGMCEGGRVLHHLKHAIQDEVNVIAIVGFQAEHTLGRRLVEGWDVVPIFGVPTPRRARVVRFNGFSAHADRNELLDYVRSVIPSPDKVFVVHGEEKQALSLAAALQSEYAGMDVVVPQQDSIHEL; encoded by the coding sequence ATGAACCTCTCATTTCACGGCGCTGCGCGGTCGGTCACGGGGAGCCGCCATCTTGTCGCAATCCCAGGTTGCAACGTGCTGATGGACTGCGGGATGTTTCAAGGGCGCCGCCAAGAAGCAGAGCGCCAGAATCGTCGCCTTGGTTTCGATCCCAAATCCATTGGAGCCGTGCTGTTGTCTCATGCCCATATCGACCATTCCGGCGCTCTGCCGATCTTGGCCAAATATGGGTTCTCTGGTAAGGTCCATATGACCCCTGCTACCGGCGATCTCACCACCGTCATGCTGGAAGATTCAGCTCACATTCAGGAGCATGATTGTGCCTATGTAAACAAGCAGGAACGCCGACGAGGCAGACAGTGCATTCAACCGTTCTACGACAAGGACGATGTGCGCAAGATCGTGCGACAGTTCCGCGGCGCTCGCTATGGTGATACGGTCAAGATCGCTCCGCGCATTACGGCCTCCTTTCACGATGCCGGCCATATTCTGGGCTCGGCCGCGGTGCGGCTCAAATATTCGCATCGCGGGAACACGACAACGATCCTGTTCACCGGTGACCTGGGCCGCAAGTCGATGCCGATCTTGCGCGATCCGGCACCGCCTCCTGCTTGCGATATTCTGATTATTGAATCGACCTATGGAGACCGATTGCATGAAGAGAGCCGCGAGGACATGATGGCAAAGGCGGAGGAGATCGTCACCTACATCAAAAAAACAGGCGGGAAGATCATTGTGCCGGCCTTTGCCGTCGGGCGGACCCAGGAAGTGGTCATGCGGATCAAAGATTTGGTTTCTGAAAGACGGATCGATCCGTTACCGATCTACATCGATTCGCCGTTAGCTTCGAAAGCCACCGAGATCTTCCGCCGGCACCCTGAGTGTTACGACGAGGAAACGACAAAGACCTTTTCTGCAGACGATGATCCTTTTGCTGCACGGTACATCCACTATATCTCCTCCATCGACGACAGCAAACGCCTGAACACCGCAAAAGGCCCCTGTGTAATTATTGCTGCCTCGGGGATGTGCGAAGGCGGCCGCGTTCTCCACCACCTCAAACATGCGATACAAGACGAAGTCAATGTCATCGCGATCGTCGGCTTTCAAGCCGAACACACACTTGGTCGCCGATTAGTTGAAGGATGGGACGTCGTCCCGATTTTCGGGGTGCCGACACCACGGCGCGCAAGGGTGGTACGCTTTAACGGCTTTTCTGCTCACGCGGATCGGAATGAACTGTTGGACTATGTCCGATCGGTGATTCCATCTCCCGACAAAGTGTTTGTCGTCCACGGTGAAGAGAAACAGGCTCTGTCCCTAGCAGCCGCGCTCCAGAGTGAATATGCCGGCATGGACGTTGTGGTCCCGCAACAAGATTCTATCCATGAACTGTAA
- a CDS encoding Trm112 family protein, with protein MPDNSGSSRTVNLDKDLLAILCCPETKQTVQLAEETLIGKLNEAVKQGRLKNKAQKPVTESLDGGLIRADRRILYPIREDIPVMLIEEGIPLDQVLSQ; from the coding sequence ATGCCGGATAACAGCGGATCCAGTCGAACTGTCAATCTCGACAAGGATCTCCTCGCGATTCTTTGTTGTCCGGAAACCAAGCAAACCGTTCAGCTTGCTGAAGAGACTCTCATTGGAAAGCTGAACGAGGCAGTCAAGCAGGGCAGGTTAAAGAATAAGGCTCAGAAGCCGGTTACCGAATCCCTCGATGGCGGTTTGATCCGAGCCGACCGGAGGATCCTCTACCCGATCCGCGAAGACATTCCGGTCATGCTCATTGAAGAGGGTATCCCTCTTGATCAGGTCCTGTCGCAGTAA
- a CDS encoding GNAT family N-acetyltransferase, which yields MSLLEDLTVRLARPDDVPTIVAFSTAMALETEGRHLDRVRLREGTIAILESPAHGRFMVAEVTHRGQVQLAGQLMITYEWSDWRNAAFWWIQSVYVDPKWRRRGIFTRMHQTVMQEARARVDVCGVRLYVDKDNPIAHATYERLGLIRSAYQIYESDFVLPPKPSKERR from the coding sequence ATGTCCCTGCTTGAAGACCTGACCGTCAGACTAGCACGCCCGGATGACGTACCAACGATTGTAGCGTTCAGTACGGCGATGGCATTGGAAACTGAAGGCCGCCATCTCGATAGGGTGAGATTGCGGGAAGGGACGATCGCTATCCTCGAATCGCCCGCACATGGCCGCTTCATGGTCGCTGAGGTGACGCACCGTGGTCAAGTCCAACTTGCCGGGCAATTGATGATCACGTATGAGTGGAGCGACTGGCGCAATGCAGCTTTTTGGTGGATTCAAAGCGTCTACGTCGATCCGAAGTGGCGCCGCCGAGGTATATTCACGCGAATGCACCAGACCGTGATGCAAGAAGCCAGAGCGCGAGTCGATGTCTGCGGCGTGAGACTCTACGTCGACAAAGACAATCCCATCGCTCACGCCACCTATGAGCGACTCGGGCTCATCCGGTCGGCCTATCAGATCTACGAATCCGATTTTGTCCTTCCTCCTAAACCATCAAAGGAGCGCCGATGA
- a CDS encoding TIGR00730 family Rossman fold protein, producing MMRPPPDDTSFEDSLTRSPSYIPADHDTEFLQQDELRSVRLGLEFLKPDLIQRREGIRSTVVVFGSSRMTEPVKARQALIEAEAELSKHPGDPAHRRAVAVATRRVALSRYYDEAREFGRLVSSTCQVDGRCDFVVVTGGGPGIMEAANRGAADAGAKSIGLNITLPHEQQPNPYITPELCFQFRYFAIRKMHFLLRAKALVAFPGGFGTFDELFDALTLLQTGKVTGVSVVLVGRDFWERLINWPMLVEDGLISPEDLNLFHYAETAAETWQIIAAHNNVTPIG from the coding sequence ATGATGCGACCTCCTCCCGACGACACTTCCTTTGAAGATTCCCTGACGCGATCTCCTTCCTACATTCCTGCCGACCACGACACCGAATTTCTCCAACAGGACGAACTCCGTTCAGTTCGTCTTGGTTTGGAATTTCTCAAACCAGACTTGATCCAACGCAGAGAGGGCATTCGATCGACGGTCGTCGTGTTTGGAAGCTCGAGAATGACCGAACCAGTTAAGGCTCGACAGGCTTTGATCGAAGCTGAAGCAGAACTGTCGAAGCATCCCGGCGATCCAGCACACCGTCGAGCCGTCGCGGTGGCAACCCGGCGCGTCGCCCTCTCCCGGTATTACGACGAGGCACGTGAGTTTGGCCGACTGGTGTCGAGCACTTGCCAAGTCGATGGCCGCTGCGACTTTGTCGTCGTAACGGGCGGCGGTCCTGGAATTATGGAAGCGGCGAATCGCGGCGCGGCCGACGCGGGGGCGAAGTCCATCGGCCTGAACATCACCCTGCCGCACGAGCAACAGCCGAACCCTTACATCACACCGGAGCTATGTTTTCAATTTCGCTACTTCGCGATCAGGAAGATGCATTTCCTGCTTCGAGCCAAAGCCCTTGTTGCGTTCCCGGGCGGATTCGGCACCTTCGATGAACTCTTCGATGCTCTGACACTCCTTCAAACCGGGAAGGTGACCGGCGTGAGCGTGGTCCTCGTCGGTCGGGATTTCTGGGAGCGGCTTATCAATTGGCCAATGCTGGTCGAGGACGGCCTGATTAGTCCAGAAGATCTCAATCTTTTCCACTATGCAGAAACCGCCGCGGAAACGTGGCAAATCATCGCCGCTCATAATAACGTGACGCCAATAGGATGA
- a CDS encoding 4Fe-4S dicluster domain-containing protein, with translation MPEVYNWQLGRKMLYPYEERHPKWQFAFVFNINRCLACQTCSMADKSTWLFSKGQEYMWWNNVETKPYGGYPQFYDVKITQLIEQVNPGGQVWNVRVGRKHHAPYGVFEGMTIFDAGAKIGQAAIGYIPTDQEWRFVNIYEDTATSMRALVEGIDKSGFSKDEPWRLSGSSLPEHETFFFYLQRICNHCTYPGCLAACPRKAIYKRPEDGIVLIDQNRCRGYKKCVEQCPFKKPMYRGTTRVSEKCIACYPRIEGKDPLTGGEPMETRCMAACVGKIRMQSLVRIGEDGLWAEDRWHPLYYAIRVEQVALPLYPQWGTEPNGYYIPPRHSPRGYARQMFGPGVDSAIEKYLVPSRELLAVLQLWRASQQIIFRYDVIPGPKVFETQIHGKRFEMYNDTVLGFNKSGKEVARIQVEEPIYVRPAERVNWL, from the coding sequence ATGCCAGAAGTCTATAACTGGCAACTGGGACGGAAGATGCTGTATCCGTATGAGGAGCGGCATCCGAAGTGGCAGTTTGCCTTTGTGTTCAACATCAATCGGTGTTTGGCCTGTCAGACCTGTTCGATGGCGGACAAGTCGACCTGGCTGTTTTCGAAGGGCCAGGAATACATGTGGTGGAACAACGTGGAGACCAAGCCCTACGGGGGGTATCCGCAGTTCTACGACGTGAAGATCACCCAGCTCATCGAGCAGGTGAACCCGGGGGGCCAGGTGTGGAATGTGCGGGTGGGCCGCAAGCACCATGCGCCCTATGGGGTGTTCGAGGGGATGACCATCTTCGACGCGGGGGCCAAGATCGGCCAGGCGGCGATCGGTTACATCCCGACGGACCAGGAATGGCGGTTCGTCAATATCTATGAAGACACGGCGACCTCGATGCGGGCCCTCGTCGAAGGGATCGACAAGTCGGGCTTCAGCAAAGACGAGCCGTGGCGGCTCTCCGGCAGCAGTCTGCCGGAGCATGAGACGTTCTTCTTCTACCTCCAGCGGATCTGCAACCACTGCACGTACCCGGGCTGCCTGGCCGCCTGCCCCCGCAAGGCGATCTATAAGCGGCCGGAGGACGGCATCGTGTTGATCGACCAGAACCGCTGCCGGGGGTACAAGAAGTGCGTGGAACAGTGCCCCTTCAAGAAGCCGATGTACCGGGGCACGACGCGTGTGAGCGAGAAGTGCATCGCGTGCTATCCGCGCATTGAAGGCAAGGACCCCCTGACGGGGGGCGAGCCGATGGAAACGCGCTGTATGGCGGCCTGCGTGGGCAAGATCCGCATGCAGAGCCTGGTGCGCATCGGCGAGGATGGGTTGTGGGCCGAAGATCGGTGGCATCCCCTGTACTACGCGATTCGCGTGGAGCAGGTGGCGCTCCCGCTGTATCCGCAGTGGGGCACCGAGCCCAACGGCTATTACATTCCGCCCCGGCACAGCCCGCGCGGCTATGCCCGGCAGATGTTTGGCCCCGGGGTCGATAGTGCCATCGAGAAGTATCTCGTGCCCAGCCGGGAACTGTTGGCGGTGCTGCAGCTCTGGCGCGCCAGCCAGCAGATCATCTTCCGGTACGACGTCATTCCGGGCCCGAAGGTGTTTGAGACCCAGATTCACGGCAAGCGCTTCGAGATGTACAACGACACCGTGCTGGGCTTCAACAAGTCGGGCAAGGAAGTGGCCCGCATCCAGGTCGAAGAGCCGATCTATGTGCGGCCGGCCGAGCGCGTCAACTGGCTGTAA
- a CDS encoding DUF502 domain-containing protein, with protein MAKTLWRSFFGGLLLLVPAGATFLILSTLFQTLDQLLIDVSGSNTPLNVPGMGFLVLVLLVLFTGIIATHVVGRQIITQTERRIEKIPLVRSIYVTIKGMTDLFNFRSRFGRSTVVAFPFPRDGVWALGFVMGTAPSTLQIVPTTNLLMVFVPTAIHPFTGYLAFVPQEQLRPIGLPPEEAMKMEFSAGLYKPQHGWLRSPETPP; from the coding sequence ATGGCAAAAACCCTGTGGCGCTCCTTCTTCGGCGGGCTGCTATTACTGGTCCCTGCCGGGGCCACATTTTTGATCCTCTCCACGCTATTTCAGACTCTCGACCAACTCCTCATCGACGTGAGCGGTTCAAACACTCCCCTCAATGTTCCAGGCATGGGATTTTTGGTCCTTGTCCTCCTGGTATTGTTCACAGGCATCATCGCCACGCACGTAGTTGGACGACAGATCATCACACAAACAGAGCGACGGATCGAAAAAATTCCGCTCGTACGTAGTATCTACGTGACGATCAAGGGTATGACTGACCTCTTTAATTTTCGTTCGCGCTTTGGCCGCAGCACAGTCGTAGCGTTTCCCTTTCCCCGGGATGGTGTCTGGGCCTTGGGATTCGTGATGGGGACCGCTCCAAGCACCCTGCAGATCGTGCCGACGACGAATCTCCTGATGGTGTTTGTGCCCACAGCCATCCATCCCTTTACTGGCTATTTGGCCTTCGTCCCACAAGAGCAGCTCAGGCCGATCGGTTTGCCACCAGAAGAAGCCATGAAGATGGAATTTTCTGCTGGGCTCTATAAGCCACAGCATGGGTGGCTCAGGTCTCCAGAAACCCCTCCGTAG